One genomic segment of Rhodospirillales bacterium includes these proteins:
- a CDS encoding nitrile hydratase subunit beta: protein MRKSRHAEIQDEGIGKASSSPMFNHLRVAEIAAGVGDPQCYRGKADPPKFKAGDRLRVKDQPDLFYNQTPGYIRGAIGTVVELAYESPAPEDEAWGHIDEVEWFYFMCFRHEDLWDDDSPDTNSSDTIWTQISERWLEPV from the coding sequence ATGCGGAAAAGTCGCCACGCTGAGATACAGGATGAAGGAATTGGCAAGGCGAGCAGCTCGCCGATGTTCAACCATCTGCGTGTCGCCGAAATCGCCGCAGGGGTGGGCGACCCTCAGTGCTACCGGGGCAAGGCTGATCCGCCCAAGTTCAAGGCGGGCGATCGCCTGCGCGTCAAAGACCAGCCGGATCTCTTTTATAACCAGACCCCGGGTTACATACGAGGGGCCATAGGAACCGTCGTGGAACTGGCCTACGAAAGCCCCGCACCGGAGGACGAAGCGTGGGGCCATATTGACGAAGTCGAATGGTTCTACTTTATGTGCTTTCGGCATGAAGACCTGTGGGATGACGATTCTCCCGACACGAACTCGAGCGACACGATATGGACCCAGATTTCCGAACGGTGGCTGGAACCGGTGTAA
- a CDS encoding zinc-binding protein, with amino-acid sequence MVRQALHLPLVYSCSGCSSTAQLANTLALCLDRNGEAQMSCIAGVGGDIPNFVRQATSGRPILALDGCPLGCVRSCLKRHGVEPHRYVQLQKHGVKKRYGQEAPEDDVKRLYPRIVELAREIRPDRDPLATQASSCSLEQISQPDAHGEAEA; translated from the coding sequence ATGGTTAGACAAGCCCTCCATCTGCCGCTGGTATACAGCTGCTCCGGATGTTCCAGTACGGCCCAACTCGCCAATACGCTGGCCTTGTGCCTGGACCGAAACGGGGAAGCACAGATGTCCTGCATCGCCGGTGTGGGCGGCGATATACCGAATTTTGTGCGTCAGGCCACCTCAGGCCGACCGATTCTCGCGCTGGACGGCTGCCCGCTGGGCTGTGTTCGCAGTTGTCTGAAACGCCACGGCGTGGAACCTCACCGCTACGTGCAACTGCAAAAGCATGGGGTGAAAAAGCGTTATGGCCAGGAGGCCCCGGAGGACGATGTCAAGCGCCTCTACCCGCGGATCGTGGAACTCGCCCGAGAGATTCGACCGGATCGTGACCCGCTGGCGACGCAGGCGAGTTCATGTTCTCTGGAGCAGATATCGCAGCCTGATGCGCATGGCGAAGCAGAAGCATAA
- a CDS encoding nitrile hydratase subunit beta, translating to MSFGWRCVGFRRRRAKCLSRRAPCGTALPCPPNPVSSSCVPLDSIPVKITYEDTNMTSRNTPEPPQDAPSPDVFNHARFKESMHVVHDIGGEKGGPIPLEERKSKPWELNTYAICECLSWRGVWTNVEKLRRAADLGDKYLAVPYSGRWLLAAARALVDKQHITLTELTNKIEEVKRRHAEKSPR from the coding sequence ATGAGCTTCGGCTGGCGCTGCGTGGGCTTCAGGCGTCGCCGGGCGAAGTGTCTGAGCAGACGCGCTCCCTGCGGCACCGCGCTTCCATGCCCGCCAAATCCCGTTTCGTCTTCATGCGTTCCCCTCGACTCTATCCCAGTCAAAATAACGTACGAGGATACGAACATGACGTCGCGTAACACACCAGAGCCACCGCAGGACGCGCCTTCTCCAGATGTCTTCAATCATGCCCGATTCAAAGAGTCGATGCACGTCGTTCACGATATCGGGGGCGAAAAGGGCGGGCCCATTCCGCTGGAAGAGAGAAAATCAAAGCCCTGGGAGCTCAATACCTATGCCATTTGTGAGTGTCTCTCCTGGCGCGGTGTCTGGACCAACGTGGAGAAGCTTCGCCGGGCTGCCGACTTGGGAGATAAATACCTTGCGGTGCCTTACTCCGGGCGCTGGCTGCTTGCCGCCGCGCGGGCGCTGGTCGACAAGCAGCACATCACGCTGACCGAGTTGACCAACAAAATCGAAGAGGTGAAAAGACGCCATGCGGAAAAGTCGCCACGCTGA
- a CDS encoding thiamine pyrophosphate-binding protein, whose translation MRSTAVDRKETFTGEREDGECPRRMKGQQFLAALIRRSGAKAVFFVPTFLYPTLVELAEDPIKRVLCHSEKAAGYMADGYAQASGTPTIVIAQGGPGATNLYAGLVDAWQSHTPLLAVTPVLPSSRYHGNSYQEAYVDFRPVTKYDAEVRSIDRMAEFFGKAYREMTTGAPRPVHLYLDGALEAGESEFDFRHLDQRYFSYPAFRPRADDDLVEQAVQELRHAECPVMVCGRGTVVSGAWEEVTALAEQLDMPVTTTLGGKGSIDDRHPRALGVTGSYRRPPTDRVITEADVVLYVGGHHGGATTNMRKMPTPGVRAIHIDINPAQPGANYPNVLPLVGDARTVLQQMLQVARRSAARGAHSAWVARAQKELREWRESQHEHMYGNAIPIRPEQLVIELVKACPENTLYVTDTGYVGTWAGVFMDLPPGKNFLHCEGSLGWAFPAAMGAKAAVPERPVVAFTGDGGFFYHLTELETAVRNGINLITVVLNNQAMAFQTHLLRSLWAGSPDLDKLSEFKETNFADIARGMGAWGVRVTDPKHIGKALRDAIDADMPAVVDVVIDQAAAAPVAFMAGQGSRRDTLTAPGKEKRL comes from the coding sequence ATGAGATCCACAGCCGTAGACAGGAAAGAAACCTTCACGGGCGAGCGGGAGGACGGCGAGTGTCCGCGGAGAATGAAGGGCCAGCAATTCTTGGCGGCGTTGATCCGCCGATCGGGCGCGAAGGCGGTGTTTTTCGTCCCGACATTCTTGTATCCAACGCTTGTGGAGTTGGCGGAGGATCCGATCAAGCGCGTATTGTGTCATTCGGAGAAGGCTGCGGGCTATATGGCCGACGGCTATGCGCAGGCATCGGGTACGCCGACGATCGTGATCGCCCAGGGCGGCCCCGGAGCGACGAACCTGTATGCGGGCCTGGTGGATGCCTGGCAAAGCCATACGCCGTTGCTTGCGGTGACCCCGGTCCTTCCAAGCTCACGTTACCACGGCAACTCCTATCAGGAAGCCTATGTGGATTTCCGGCCGGTGACCAAGTACGACGCGGAGGTCCGCTCGATCGACCGGATGGCGGAGTTCTTCGGCAAGGCTTACCGGGAGATGACGACGGGGGCGCCCCGGCCGGTCCACCTCTATCTGGACGGCGCGCTGGAAGCGGGCGAGTCGGAGTTCGATTTCCGGCACCTGGATCAGCGCTACTTCTCCTATCCCGCGTTCCGTCCGCGCGCGGACGATGACCTCGTGGAGCAGGCCGTCCAGGAGCTCCGCCATGCGGAGTGTCCGGTGATGGTTTGCGGTCGTGGGACGGTCGTTTCAGGCGCATGGGAGGAAGTGACGGCGCTGGCCGAGCAGTTGGATATGCCGGTTACCACGACCTTGGGCGGCAAGGGGAGTATCGACGATCGACATCCACGGGCGCTGGGCGTGACGGGCTCCTACCGGCGGCCGCCGACCGACCGCGTGATTACCGAGGCGGATGTGGTGCTCTATGTGGGGGGTCATCACGGCGGGGCGACGACAAATATGCGGAAGATGCCGACGCCGGGGGTGCGGGCTATCCACATTGACATCAACCCGGCTCAGCCCGGCGCGAACTATCCTAACGTATTGCCGCTTGTAGGTGATGCGCGGACGGTCCTGCAGCAGATGCTGCAGGTCGCGCGGCGCTCAGCGGCGCGGGGCGCGCACAGCGCGTGGGTGGCGAGGGCGCAGAAAGAGCTGCGGGAGTGGCGCGAAAGCCAGCATGAGCACATGTATGGCAACGCGATTCCGATTCGGCCGGAACAACTGGTGATCGAGCTTGTGAAGGCGTGTCCGGAGAACACGCTCTACGTCACGGACACGGGCTATGTCGGCACGTGGGCCGGCGTCTTCATGGATCTTCCGCCGGGGAAGAACTTCCTGCACTGCGAGGGGAGTCTGGGGTGGGCGTTTCCGGCGGCGATGGGCGCAAAGGCGGCGGTCCCCGAGCGGCCGGTGGTGGCGTTCACGGGTGACGGGGGATTTTTCTATCATCTTACTGAGCTTGAGACGGCGGTGCGCAATGGGATCAACCTGATTACGGTGGTGTTGAACAATCAGGCAATGGCTTTCCAGACGCACCTGCTGCGGAGCCTCTGGGCGGGGTCTCCCGATTTGGACAAACTGTCGGAGTTCAAGGAGACGAATTTCGCGGACATTGCCCGGGGAATGGGCGCTTGGGGTGTCCGCGTGACGGATCCGAAACACATCGGAAAGGCGTTGCGGGATGCGATCGATGCGGACATGCCAGCGGTGGTGGATGTGGTGATCGATCAGGCGGCCGCCGCGCCCGTGGCGTTCATGGCGGGGCAAGGGAGCCGCAGGGACACGCTCACGGCGCCCGGGAAGGAGAAACGCCTTTAG